A single region of the Stigmatella erecta genome encodes:
- a CDS encoding CPCC family cysteine-rich protein — protein MRREVLIRRIAQELVARRLPHEKLAELSAYWGWDEVSPGWQRLPVRVREEMLRCEDAVPRIWRSLYDAFFEFVEEDARRIVRNEALKAEAQELGIAVDAVEGTPDAAEPCPCCGYRTFEWRGEHDVCPVCGWEDEDGEDMLDDGPERLQRFSVAHQMTRAEYRRAYEAMRDVDLRAGDAERLRKYGRFATAESRPRLIPRAD, from the coding sequence ATGCGACGTGAAGTGCTCATCCGCCGCATCGCCCAGGAGTTGGTGGCGCGGCGGCTCCCCCACGAGAAGCTCGCCGAGCTGTCGGCCTACTGGGGCTGGGATGAAGTCTCTCCCGGCTGGCAGCGGCTGCCCGTGCGCGTGCGCGAGGAGATGCTCCGCTGCGAGGACGCGGTGCCGCGCATCTGGCGCTCGCTCTATGACGCCTTCTTCGAGTTCGTGGAGGAGGACGCGCGGCGCATCGTCCGCAACGAGGCGCTGAAGGCCGAGGCGCAGGAGCTGGGCATCGCCGTGGACGCGGTGGAGGGCACGCCGGATGCGGCCGAGCCCTGTCCGTGCTGCGGCTACCGCACGTTCGAGTGGCGCGGCGAGCATGACGTCTGCCCGGTGTGCGGCTGGGAGGACGAGGACGGCGAGGACATGCTGGATGATGGGCCGGAGCGGCTGCAGCGCTTCAGCGTGGCCCACCAGATGACGCGCGCGGAGTACCGGCGGGCCTACGAGGCCATGCGCGATGTGGACCTGCGCGCGGGAGACGCCGAGCGGCTGCGCAAGTACGGGCGCTTCGCCACCGCGGAGAGCCGGCCCCGGCTCATTCCTCGAGCAGATTGA
- a CDS encoding serine/threonine-protein kinase gives MTEQVGKYQLIRKLATGGMAEVFLAKAAGPMGFEKTLVLKRILPHLAEEATFVEMFLSEAKLAAQLTHPNIVQIFDFGEADGAYFLAMEYIDGPHLRALVKGARSQGRPLSPVACARLISLACEGLAFAHDFADPQTGEPMGLIHRDISPDNILMSRQGAVKVVDFGIAKAASQSHHTQSGVIKGKLAYMPPEQVRARALDRRTDVYALGVVLYELLTMRRPFESSSDAGLMQAILFEEPVPASQHRAGLPEPLLGILGRALAKDREQRYPDCLAFQSDLEDFILSAGKPVTTQQLAQLVAQLTAGTGTPVPLQNTPRAKAPPSTTPVHTPVPASIPDLPSGAAWAEPPTLKTPRPLEPAAESRPPAPPKSPRKAAAAAPAVPPEAPPAPAEEAPAPRPRARRWIPALAGGALLAAAAAILLGRAGTQAPPSPAITEVLPSEVTPPEAPPPQDEPPPVPSGETQDLPPTSEANEPSDAGQTDGGPSQDMGTPPPQPEGNGSSDRGRPDGGPPRVSAPVDPPPPKRRPAAVQKGTLEFRVRPYATVFIDGKKVGDTPMPAVELSAGTHVVKLTNPDLAKTVTRTVTVKPQEPTILKVNLLEE, from the coding sequence GTGACGGAGCAAGTGGGGAAGTACCAGCTGATCCGCAAGCTCGCCACGGGGGGCATGGCTGAAGTCTTTCTCGCCAAGGCCGCCGGGCCCATGGGGTTCGAGAAGACGCTGGTGCTCAAGCGCATCCTCCCGCACCTCGCCGAGGAGGCCACCTTCGTCGAGATGTTCCTCTCCGAGGCGAAGCTGGCCGCGCAGCTCACCCACCCGAACATCGTTCAGATCTTCGACTTCGGTGAGGCCGACGGCGCCTACTTCCTCGCCATGGAGTACATCGACGGGCCGCACCTGCGCGCGCTCGTCAAGGGCGCCCGGAGCCAGGGCCGTCCCCTGTCTCCCGTGGCCTGCGCCCGGCTCATCTCCCTGGCGTGCGAGGGGCTCGCCTTCGCCCATGACTTCGCGGATCCGCAGACGGGCGAGCCCATGGGGCTCATCCACCGCGACATCAGCCCGGACAACATCCTGATGTCCCGCCAGGGCGCCGTGAAGGTGGTGGACTTCGGCATCGCCAAGGCCGCCAGCCAGAGCCACCACACCCAGAGCGGCGTCATCAAAGGCAAGCTGGCGTACATGCCCCCCGAGCAGGTGCGCGCCCGCGCCCTGGACCGGCGCACGGATGTGTATGCCCTGGGCGTCGTGCTCTACGAGTTGCTCACCATGCGCCGGCCGTTCGAGTCCTCCTCCGACGCGGGCCTGATGCAGGCCATCCTCTTCGAGGAGCCGGTGCCCGCCAGCCAGCACCGCGCCGGGCTGCCCGAGCCCCTGCTCGGCATCCTCGGCCGGGCCCTCGCCAAGGACCGCGAGCAGCGCTACCCGGACTGTCTGGCCTTCCAGTCGGACCTGGAGGACTTCATCCTCTCGGCCGGCAAGCCCGTGACGACGCAGCAGCTCGCCCAGCTCGTGGCGCAGCTCACCGCGGGCACGGGCACCCCCGTTCCGCTTCAGAACACGCCGCGCGCCAAGGCCCCACCCAGCACCACCCCCGTCCATACCCCCGTTCCCGCGAGCATTCCGGACCTCCCCTCGGGGGCCGCCTGGGCCGAGCCGCCCACGCTGAAGACGCCCCGGCCCCTGGAGCCCGCCGCCGAGAGCCGTCCCCCCGCGCCCCCGAAGAGCCCCCGGAAGGCCGCCGCCGCCGCCCCGGCGGTGCCTCCCGAGGCCCCGCCCGCTCCCGCAGAGGAGGCCCCCGCGCCCCGCCCGCGGGCGCGGCGGTGGATTCCCGCCCTCGCGGGAGGCGCCCTGCTCGCGGCCGCGGCCGCCATCCTCCTGGGACGGGCCGGGACGCAGGCCCCGCCCTCTCCGGCCATCACCGAGGTCCTGCCCTCCGAAGTCACGCCCCCGGAGGCACCGCCGCCGCAGGACGAACCCCCTCCAGTCCCCAGTGGGGAGACGCAGGACTTGCCGCCCACGTCCGAAGCGAATGAGCCTTCTGACGCGGGCCAAACCGACGGAGGCCCCTCTCAGGACATGGGGACTCCGCCCCCCCAGCCCGAAGGAAATGGGTCATCTGACAGGGGCCGACCCGATGGAGGCCCGCCCCGGGTCTCCGCTCCTGTAGATCCCCCGCCTCCCAAGAGGCGTCCGGCCGCCGTGCAGAAGGGCACGCTGGAGTTCCGCGTGCGCCCCTACGCCACCGTCTTCATCGACGGAAAGAAGGTGGGGGACACCCCCATGCCCGCCGTGGAGCTCTCTGCGGGGACCCACGTCGTGAAGCTCACGAACCCGGACTTGGCCAAGACCGTGACGCGCACCGTGACCGTGAAGCCCCAGGAGCCCACCATCCTCAAGGTCAATCTGCTCGAGGAATGA